Genomic segment of Ranitomeya imitator isolate aRanImi1 chromosome 6, aRanImi1.pri, whole genome shotgun sequence:
gcctatattccatcataataaatccccagatctacgtccttctacagaacctaataattgtatgatacaatattgttctgctccaggaagacatccaggcctctcttgaacccctcgactgagttcgccatcaccacctcctcaggcaagcaattccagattctcactgccctaacagtaaagaatcctcttctatgttggtggaaaaaccttctctcctccagacgcaaagaatgcccccttgtgcccgtcaccttccttggtataaacagatcctcagcgagatatttgtattgtccccttatatacttatacatggttattagatcgcccctcagtcgtcttttttctagactaaataatcctaatttcgctaatctatctgggtattgtagttctcccatcccctttatggtagatctgtaacgagacacgacgcttctacttctacgtcagcaaccgggtacttcgggtaagaagatccaccgaccctaattagtggcactacgtacctactcaccacaatcctgcggaccacgcgactagatccgttgcacccagttatctgaaggacacttcatggttcacaagtcctacctctttgtaccgttcgatgccccacatcagcaggcctgaaactttcgaactagtgggtccagacacaaatgaagagatccgacctcaagtgtctgctctacatacagagatttcaagctgccacctcgaatctcaccggttcatcaggttctccacctggaagtcactcgttcgagctatagcttgtctatttcatgtaacccagtcctacaagacagcactttctagtgattctggagatccatccatccttactcctgcaatgttactcacacagaaaacctgtgtcccgaaagctccactcggagaattcaatgacaaaaacctctacagacgacaatggaggcaagtacaaagcgtgtccaacgtcttctggaatagatggaggaaacagtatctctccactctgcaaaccaggacaaagtggcagaaagaccacccgaacattcaatctggcgatgttgtattcgtcaaagacagtcagtcacatcggaacgagtggccactcggcctagtcaataagacccttcccagtaaagatgggaaagtgcggaaagtagaggtcagagggtgcaatgttgtgaattctgtggtcaagctccctcctgtggtcatgagtggtacttcggctggttctgtccatgagcttcctctggtggatgtgagtggggctgcggcttctgagtttccttcctcaggtgacgaggttaagtcgttaggtgctgctctatttaactccacctagttctttgttccttgcttccagtcaatgttccagtattggtcttgctctctcctggatcgtccttgtggcctgcataagctaagttctgcttgtgttgcttttgtttgctattttttctgtccagcttgctatattggtttgtcttgcttgctggaagctctgggacgcagagggagcacctccgtaccgttagtcggtgcggagggtctttttgcgccctctgcgtggttgtttgtaggtttttgtgttgaccgcaaagctatctttcctatcctcggtctattcagtaagtcgggcctcactttgctaaaatctatttcatctctgtgtttgtattttcatctttactcacagtcattatatgtggggggctgccttttcctttggggaatttctttgaggcaaggtaggcttatttttctatcttcagggctagctagtttctcaggctgtgcccgaggcgcctaggtctggtcaggagcgctccacggctacctctagtgtggtgtgataggattagggattgcggtcagcagagttcccatgtctcagacctcgtcctatgttattagtaactatcaggtcactttgtgtgctcttaaccaccaggtccattgtggttctgaatcaccagttcataacagtgcaagcttggagaaaacaaactgttcctcaggcccgttaccaagcttgtattattattttccccaaaagaacctaattgtggcatctgttgacgccaagcggggagtgttctgcccatcttaatgtgcagaaagttaattatcatgttattcaagttgtggccactggaggtcatcagttgcctacttttgatgttgtttaccaacctttccctcctagagcaatgtcttatgggttagttccgcccacattcttcttgagaagacaagcttcagtagccatttttcctcagatctgaacagaggcacacgtgcttctgtctcgcttacttccttacccctgtcctaacggatctcggtacgtttataaaggtttaatgcatcttatgttttgtgttagtatttaagccttatgcagctcctatagtcagatatagttaggcagatgtgctttgcagcttgcagttaggttcaggtgtactctgcatgtagatagatgcattcttgtatagaatagggcagtgctgttagaattactgtgtaatgcactctgtatgattcttgctgtaatgtcccagttatttatgtgattgcaccctgtatgtgcatatactgaaatgctgttgttctttacagtttttcaccagtcatccactatgatcagtcatccactatgatcagtcatccactatgattattcactgaacatccaccttgtacatcaacatcattcactattcgatcatctactatgaatactgtccaccattgttgttcaacgttatagttttggttatcatcaccctaataaataagacttaagcatcaacacagtctgtttactgggatgtggatgaaggtttagccgtatgttggaatccacacagcatcctacgtggaggaaggcagaacacattacattactgatcctgagttacatcctgcattatacctcagagctgcactcactgttctgctatcTATAAGGTCAGCATTACCGGCGGCTCCGTAGACTGTGGTGTAGCACCAGGTCTGTTGCTCGGTGCAGTTCCTTGTTACATTACATTGCAGGGCCGGAGTTGGTGTCTCACAGATGTAACACTGCAAACCGTCAGCTGCGGACATCGGAGAAAATAATGTTAGTAAATATGAATCCTGAAATATGAATTAATTATGTGAATTGAATAATTCTTTACAATTATCTGCACAAACTGTAAATGTATCTAAGGACCCAGTGAATAGAAGCAGTTTTTGAGTTAAACGGATCCCGTTACCTCGGGGAacgttatttacctgcagatataatgTTAATCATCAGGTAAGTAGCGGTAGAATGCTGCCTGCCCTCCGTCTAACCGCACAGAGCGCGCTCCATGGAGgatttactgatcctgcactgcgcTGATGATGGATCACTGGATTTACTGCTCCTACActgcttcatagtaacatagtaacatagttagtaaggccgaaaaaagacatttgtccatccagttcagcctatattccatcataataaatccccagatctacgtccttctacagaacctaataattgtatgatacaatattgttctgctccaggaagacatccaggcctctcttgaacccctcgactgagttcgccatcaccacctcctcaggcaagcaattccagattctcactgccctaacagtaaagaatcctcttctatgttggtggaaaaaccttctctcctccagacgcaaagaatgcccccttgtgcccgtcaccttccttggtataaacagatcctcagcgagatatttgtattgtccccttatatacttatacatggttattagatcgcccctcagtcgtcttttttctagactaaatcctGAATCACTGGATTTTCTGATCCTGCACTGCTTTGATGATGAATCACTGGATTTATTGATCCTGCGCTGTTCTGATTATGGATCACTGgatttactgatcctgcactgctcTGATGATGGATCACTGGATTTACAGCTCATGCACTGCTTTGATGCTGAATCACTGGATTTATTGATCCTGCGCTGTTCTGATTATGGATCACTGgatttactgatcctgcactgctctgatgatggatcactggatttactgaccctgcactgatctgATGCTGGATCACTGGATTTACTGACCGTGCACTGCTCTGATGCTGGATCACTAGATTTACTGGTCCTGGACTGCTGATGATGGCTCACTGgatttactgatcctgcactgctcTCATGATGGATCACTGGATTTACTGATCCTTCACTGCTCTGATGCTGGATCACTGGATTTACTGACCCTACACTGCTCTGATGCTGGATCACAGGATTCACTGATACTGCACTGCTCTGATGATGGATCACTGgatttactgatcctgcactgctctgatgatggatcactggatttactgatcctgcactgcacTGATGCTAGATCACTGGATTTACTGATCATGCACTGCTCTGATGCTGGATCACTGgatttactgatcctgcactgctcTGATGATGGCTCACTGgatttactgatcctgcactgctcTGATGCTGGATCACTGGATTTACTGAACCTACACTGCTCTGATGCTGGATCACAGGATTCACTGATACTGCACTGCTCTGAAGCTGGATCACTGGacttactgatcctgcactgctctgatgatagatcactggatttactgatcctgcactgcacTGATGCTAGATCGCTGgatttactgatcctgcactgctcTGAAGATGGATCTCTGAATTTACTGTTCCTGCACTGCTCTGATGACGGATTGCTGgatttactgatcctgcactgctcAGATGATGGATCGCTGGATTTACTGACCCTGCACTGCTCTGATGATGGATCACTGGATTTACAGCTCCTGCACTGCTCTGATGATGGATCACTGgatttactgatcctgcactgatctgatgatggatcactggatttactgatcctgcactgctcTGAAGCTGGATCACTGGAATTTCTGATCCTGCACTGCTCTGATGCTGGATCACTGGATTTACTGACCCTGCACTGCTCTGATGCTGGATCACTGGATTTACTGATCCTGTGCTGCTCTGATGCTGAATCACTGGATTTATTGATCATGCACTGCTTTGATGCTGAATCACTGGATTTATTGATCCTGCACTGCTCTGATGATGGATCACTGGATTTACTGTTCCTGCACTGTTCTGATGATGGATCACTGAATTTACTGATCCTGCATTGCTCTGAAGCTGGATCACTGGATTTACAGACCCTGTGCTGCTCTGATAATGGATCACTGGATTTACTGATCTTGCACTGCTCTGATGATGCATCACTGgatttactgatcctgcactgctcTGATGATGGATCACTGGATTTACTGAATCCTTCTCTGCTCTGATGATGGATCACTGGATTTACTGATCCTGCACAGCTCTGATGATGGATCACTGGATTTACCGATCCTTCACTGCTCTAATGATGGATCGCTGGATTTACTGATCCTGACTGCTCTGATGATAGATCACTGGATTTACTGATCCTGCGCAGCTCTGATGATGGATCACTGgatttactgatcctgcactgctcTGAAGATGGATCTCTGAATTTACTGATCCTGCATTGCTCTGAAGCTGGATCACTGGATTTACAGACCCTGTGCTGCTCTGATGATGGATCACTGgatttactgatcctgcactgcacTGATGCTAGATCACTGGATTTACTGATCATGCACTGCTCTGATGCTGGATCACTGgatttactgatcctgcactgctcTGATCATGGCTCACTGgatttactgatcctgcactgctcTGATGCTGGATCACTGGATTTACTGACCCTACACTGCTCTGATGCTGGATCACAGGATTCACTGATACTGCACTGCTCTGAAGCTGGATCACTGGacttactgatcctgcactgctctgatgatagatcactggatttactgatcctgcactgcacTGATGCTAGATCGCTGgatttactgatcctgcactgctcTGAAGATGGATCTCTGAATTTACTGTTCCTGCACTGCTCTGATGACGGATTGCTGgatttactgatcctgcactgctcAGATGATGGATCGCTGGATTTACTGACCCTGCACTGCTCTGATGATGGATCACTGGATTTACAGCTCCTGCACTGCTCTGATGATGGATCACTGgatttactgatcctgcactgatctgATGATGGATCACTGGATTTAATGATCCTGCACTGCTCTGAAGCTGGATCACTGGAATTTCTGATCCTGCACTGCTCTGATGCTGGATCACTGGATTTACTGACCCTGCACTGCTCTGATGCTGGATCACTGGATTTACTGATCCTGTGCTGCTCTGATGCTGAATCACTGGATTTATTGATCATGCACTGCTTTGATGCTGAATCACTGGATTTATTGATCCTGCACTGCTCTGATGATGGATCACTGGATTTACTGTTCCTGCACTGTTCTGATGATGGATCACTGAATTTACTGATCCTGCATTGCTCTGAAGCTGGATCACTGGATTTACAGACCCTGTGCTGCTCTGATAATGGATCACTGGATTTACTGATCCTGTGCTGCTCTGATGATGCATCACTGgatttactgatcctgcactgctcTGATGATGGATCACTGGATTTACTGAATCCTTCTCTGCTCTGATGATGGATCACTGGATTTACTGATCCTGCACAGCTCTGATGATGGATCACTGGATTTACCGATCCTTCACTGCTCTAATGATGGATCGCTGGATTTACTGATCCTGACTGCTCTGATGATAGATCACTGGATTTACTGATCCTGCGCAGCTCTGATGATGGATCACTGgatttactgatcctgcactgctcTGAAGATGGATCTCTGAATTTACTGATCCTGCATTGCTCTGAAGCTGGATCACTGGATTTACAGACCCTGTGCTGCTCTGATGATGGATCACTGGATTTACTGATGCTGCACTGCTCTGATGATGGATCACTGGATTTACTGATCTTGCACTGCTCTGATGATGGATCACTGgatttactgatcctgcactgctcTGATGATGGATCACTGGATTTACTGAATCCTGCACTGCTCTGATTATGGATAACTGGATTTACTGATCCTGCGATGCTCTGATGATGGATCACTGgatttactgatcctgcactgctctgatgatggatcactggatttactgatcctgcactgctcTGATGATGGATCACTGGATTTACTGCTCCTGTGCAGCTCTGATGATAGATCACTGgatttactgatcctgcactgctcTGATGATGGATCGCTGgatttactgatcctgcactgctctgatgatggatcactggatttactgatcctgcactgctcTGATGATGGATCACTGGATTTACTGCTCCTGTGCAGCTCTGATGATAGATCACTGgatttactgatcctgcactgctcTGATGATGGATCGCTGgatttactgatcctgcactgctctgatgatggatcactggatttactgatcctgcactgctcTGATGATAGATCACTGGATTTACTGATCCTGCGCAGGTCTGATGATGGATCACTGgatttactgatcctgcactgctcTGATGATGGCTCACTGgatttactgatcctgcactgctctgatgatggatcactggatttactgatcctgcactgctctgatgctggatcactggatttactgatcctgcactgctctgatgctggatcactggatttactgatcctgcactgctcTGATGCTGGATCACTGGATTTTCTGATCCTGCACTGCTCTGATGATGGATCACTGgatttactgatcctgcactgctcTGATGATGGATCACTGGATTTACTGCTCCTGTGCAGCTCTGATGATAGATCACTGgatttactgatcctgcactgctcTGATGATGGATCGCTGgatttactgatcctgcactgctctgatgatggatcactggatttactgatcctgcactgctcTGATGATGGATCACTGGATTTACTGCTCCTGTGCAGCTCTGATGATAGATCACTGgatttactgatcctgcactgctcTGATGATGGATCGCTGgatttactgatcctgcactgctctgatgatggatcactggatttactgatcctgcactgctcTGATGATAGATCACTGGATTTACTGATCCTGCGCAGCTCTGATGATGGCTCACTGgatttactgatcctgcactgctcTGATGATGGCTCACTGGATTTACTGATCCTGCATTGCTCTGATGATGGCTCACTGgatttactgatcctgcactgctctgatgctggatcactggatttactgatcctgcactgctctgatgctggatcactggatttactgatcctgcactgctctgatgctggatcactggatttactgatcctgcactgctcTGATGCTGGATCACTGGATTTTCTGATCCTGCACTGCTCTGATGCTGGATCACTGgatttactgatcctgcactgctctgatgctggatcactggatttactgatcctgcactgctcTGATGCTGGATCACTGGATTTAGAGTTACAGCACACTGGTTCAGTAATGAaaaaacactatatatatatatatatatattatttggcAAAGATTTTCAGACCAATGAAATTAGTGCTTTGCTTTTTTGCGCTTTTCTTTCCTCTGTAGAGATGGAGGCTCGGGCTGTTATATTGGAGATAATCTGTGGGAACCAGCTGCATTTGATATTGATGATGTTCagctacagtgggtgcggaaagtattcagacccctttacattttttattctttgtttcattgcagccatttggtaaattcaaaaaagttattttttttctcattaatgtacactctgcaccccatattgtcTGAAAAGAAAcaggaatgtagaaatttttgcaaatttaataaaaaagaaaaactgaaatatcacatggtcataagtattcagaccctttgctcagacactcatatttaggtcacatgctgtccaATTTCTTGTGATCCAatttcttgagatggttctactccttcattggagtccagctgtgtgtaattaaactgataggacttgatttggagcggtgcacacctgtctatataagacctcacagctcacagtgcatgtcagaccaaatgggaatcatgaggccaaaggaactggtcaaggagctcagagacagaattgtggcaaggcacagatctggccaaggttacagcagtttttctgcagtactcaaggttcctaagagcacagtggcctccataatccttaaatggaagacgtttgggaccaccagaagtcttcctaggcctggccgtccagccaaactgagcaatcgtgggagaagagccttggtgagagaggtaaagaaggaccccaagatcactgtggctgagctccagagatgcagtagggagatgttccacaaagtcaactatcaatgcagccctccaccagtcaggcctttatggcagagtggcccaatggaagcctctcctcactgcaagacatatgaaagcccccatagaatttgctaaaaaaaacatgaaggattcccagactatgagaaataagattccctggtctgatgagatgaagatagacctttttggtgataattctaagcggcatgtgtggagaaaacaaggcactgctcatcacctgcccaatacaatcccaacagtgtgacatggtggtggcaacatcatgctatgggggtgtttttcagctgcagggacaggatgactggttactattgaaggaaacatgaatacggccaagtacagagatatcctggatgaaaacctcttccagagtgctctggacctcagacatggccgaaggttcaccttacaacaagacaatgaccctaagcacacagctaaaataataaaggagtagcttcagaacaactctgtgatcattcttgaccggcccagccagagccctgacctaaaccaaattgagcatctctgcagagacctgaaaatggcgtccaccaacgttcaccatccaacctgacggaactggagaggatctgcaaggaagaatggccgaggatccccaaatccaggggtggaaaacttgttgcatcattcccaagaacactcatggctgtacgagctaaAAAGGTTGCTTCTACCCaataccgagcaaagggtctgaagacttatgaccatgtgatatttcagtttttcgtttttaataaattttcaaaaatgtctacatttcagtttttttcagtcaagatggggtgcagagtgcacattaatgagaaaaaatgaacttttttgaatttaccaaatgacggcaataaaaaaaaaatgtaaaggggtgtgaatactttctgtacccactgtatataaattaaaccttaaaaaataacaataaatccTATCTAATAAATTATAGGAACGTCATTTAACCTCAGAATAAATCTTTGCCTTTCTAGAAGTGACCGAATAATTCATCATAATCATAACCACACGGCCGGCAGAATCAGAAACAAATCCTGAATTCTTCACCAGTTTGATCTCTGTCAGGTAATTGCATTAATTAATAAACGTTATCACCATTGACCCCACATCATTAGTGTCCCCTTTACCTATGGCCGCGGTGACTGCGCCTGCCAGGAGGTAGATGACAGCAGCTCGTCTCATTGTGCCGGGGTTCCTCGCCATGTGTTGTCTTCTCCGAGGTCCCCATGTTTTATAGCAGTCAGTCGCCCATCACCACCCACATTAGATAATAACATTGTCGCACGTCTGCTTTTCTTCCTTGTCATTAGCGTATAAACACCACTGACACATAACCAATATCTCGCTGATTATAGGAAATTATGGAATAATTGCTAAATATTATATAGTAAAACCCTGTATAAACCCTGTAATAACCTGTAATATAACAGCGCAGTCACGGGACCCCTCCCTGATATCTGAGAAATGTGGTAACGAAGACAAGTGAAAAAAACTTATTGTATGACAATCAACACTTGATGAACCTGTGTGATGTACGTCTCCATAAGCCTCCACCGGGACGTAACTATAAGGGGTGCACAAATAGCAAGCGTAGCCCGGACTGGTGCCGAAGGGTCTCACAGGCCCCTCTGCTACCGGTGTTATACAGTTGTGTGAATAAGTgtcgccccttcctgatttcctattcttttgcatgtttgtcacacttaaatgtttcagatcaccaaacaaatgtaaagatTAGAGACAGAGGCAGGGAGATCGGCCACCACCGCCGATGCCACCGGTGCCACCACCGCCGATCTCCCTGCCTCTGGACCCACAGTGCCTCTAGGGATCTCAGTCCCTGCCCGTGCCATACCGGACCCCCGTACTCTCTACCTGCTTCTGGAGCCTTTGTGTCCGTTCACTGGACagcctctgctcaatctcctattgCTCTCCACTctaaagtgaggtttgataaagacccatcaaggggtcgaaacgttacctcaacacTTTATTAATTACAGTGGTGTTCCCCAATAAAAATTTCACGTATACGACGCAATTTAAAATCCAttctctgagtgcggttgtttcttCAAATTTGTGAAAGTAACACTATCATGGTTGTTTATGTAAAGGTAGCATTGCCCTGAAGATCTATCCGAAGCTCTGTGTGaatgtgttagggtatgtgcacacgtcaggtttttttcctgacaaaatccggagaattctggcagaaaatcgcgtttttttccgcacggatttatcgcggtttttgcgcgttttttgtgcggattttttgcggatttttgcgttttttttttttttcctgaaagtcattttggcttataaatccgcaaaaaatccgcaaaaagaatgagcatgtccattttttttgcggaatgcgttttttttgcggtaaaaaacgcatccatctgaacaaaaaatccggaatgcattctaaatgataggatgcatatttttagcgtttttgatgcggaattatagcgtttttatagcgaaattccgcaaaaaaaacgctaaaaatccggacgtgtgcacatacccttaatgttcagGAGGTTTGTGTGGAGGTCACAATGTCACTGAGGTCAGTATGAAGGTAACTCTATCCACAGGGCTATGAGAAAGTGACAATATCCTGAATGTCTGTGTGCAAGTGAGAAAATGCACATGTATGAGTAAAGGTAACAAAATCTATATGCAcattgcaccatccacagatctgaGTTAGGGTATGTCACGAAAACCTTTTCTTTTTCAGTTCCGGTCATGCACTTGCAGCtttctggtgcccccttaccctcaggtcagtcagggaacttcaCCTAGGATAAGTAGACGCCGGAGAGGCTGTCCTGTCACGTGctggttatcggggcactctgcaTTGAGGGCGGTACATATATCCCTAGTCCCAGGCCAGGAGTACATATATAAACCTCCAGTctgtcactgccaggatcccccaatagCACCATAATGTTATGCTGACACCAGTTCCTCGTCAGATAAAAGACGGTCCGTTACAAAGCCTACATTGGGTCAAAAACCAACCACAGGCAGCGTGAATTTGTAGAAAAAAATTGGCAGTGCTCACAAAAATACAAAAGATATTTCAAAAGAGACAAAATAAAAATATGtacaaacagttataaaataacaATGATAAAGGTACAACACTTACTaaatctcagtcacaggtatgacGTGTCGATAAAGGCGAGGAGAGTTCCCAAAGGAAAGATTCAGCACCCCAGCATGGTGTTAGCTGCTGTCTCTCTGGCTCTGAATAACTCCCAAAATTGGCGTTCCTGTTTTATGGTTTGGCCATAAACTTAGGGACTCCCACCTTGCTGACCTCACATGTGGGCTGTTTTCTGGGATGTACACCTATTTTGGAAAGTTATCAAAAACGCCTTATTCCCATATCTTTGGCCTGGAAGCTCACAGGCCAATGACATTGGCATTATTTTttccgctgtgattttactgttctTTAGAGTCCAAACACGGTATGTCTGTGATTTACTGGTGGGCAGAAATTCATTTCCCAGGTTTCTGATGGCCCTAAATGCCGCAAAATGCTGCCATGCGTTAACCCaagtgcccagatcctggaaatctAATTTCCATGATgtttttcaggggggggggggggagcatctGCCTGAAGGGAGGGGGAGTGGAAATTCACAGAGGGGGAGGTGGGGCTGCATGAAGGATTTGGTCCCGGGAAACCAATGATTGGAGGAGTAGTCGGCCAGCTTTGCTTGTGTCTCCAGAACAATGGAGAATAATTCATATTTTCCTGACAAGGTAACACTGTCTTCAAAGTCTGTGTGATGATAACAATGTCCTGAGGGACTGTGTGATGGTAACCACGTCCTGGCGGTCTGTGTGTGTGACAGTAACACTGTCCTGGAGGTCTGTGTGACGGTAACATTGTCCTGGAGGTCTGCATGATAGTAACACTGTCCTGGAGGTCTGTGTGATGGTAACTGTCACGGTTtacagggaggatacctttatcatccccaccactcacaccaattt
This window contains:
- the LOC138643492 gene encoding uncharacterized protein, yielding MKNAPATFQRMVNHLLQGLEKYAVTDPASEQCRISKSSDPASEQCRISKSSDPASEQCRIRKSSDPASEQCRISKSSDPASEQCRISKSSDPASEQCRISKSSDPASEQCRISKSSEPSSEQCRISKSSEPSSEQCRISKSSEPSSELRRISKSSDLSSEQCRISKSSDPSSEQCRISKSSDPSSEQCRISKSSDLSSELHRSSKSSDPSSEQCRISKSSDPSSEQCRISKSSDPSSEQCRISKSSDLSSELHRSSKSSDPSSEQCRISKSSDPSSEQCRIRKSSDPASEQCRISKSSDPASEQCRISKSSDPASEQCRISKSSDPSSEQCRISKSSEPSSEQCRISKSSDPSSDLRRISKSSDLSSEQCRISKSSDPSSEQCRISKSSDPSSEQCRISKSSDLSSELHRSSKSSDPSSEQCRISKSSDPSSEQCRISKSSDPSSEQCRISKSSDLSSELHRSSKSSDPSSEQCRISKSSDPSSEQCRISKSSDPSSEHRRIKQCRISKSSDPSSEQCKISKSSDPSSEQCSISKSSDPSSEQHRVCKSSDPASEQCRISKFRDPSSEQCRISKSSDPSSELRRISKSSDLSSEQSGSSREGFSKSSDPSSEQCRISKSSDASSEQHRISKSSDPLSEQHRVCKSSDPASEQCRISKFSDPSSEQCRNSKSSDPSSEQCRINKSSDSASKQCMINKSSDSASEQHRISKSSDPASEQCRVSKSSDPASEQCRIRNSSDPASEQCRIIKSSDPSSDQCRISKSSDPSSEQCRSCKSSDPSSEQCRVSKSSDPSSEQCRISKSSNPSSEQCRNSKFRDPSSEQCRISKSSDLASVQCRISKSSDLSSEQCRISKSSDPASEQCSISESCDPASEQCRVSKSSDPASEQCRISKSSEP